A genomic region of Capnocytophaga canimorsus contains the following coding sequences:
- the der gene encoding ribosome biogenesis GTPase Der encodes MSAIVAIVGRPNVGKSTFFNRLIKRREAIVDAVSGVTRDRHYGKTDWNGVEFSVIDTGGYVVGSDDSFEKEIDKQVSLAIDEADAIVFMVDVEDGITGMDETVADLLRKSKKPVFVAVNKVDSNNRVANSHEFYAFGFENVYTLSSINGSGTGELLDDLVKILPERESKNDEDLPRFAVVGRPNAGKSSFINALIGEDRYIVTDIAGTTRDAIDTKYNRFGFEFNLVDTAGIRRKSKVKEDLEFYSVMRSIRAIEHADVCILMIDATRGFEGQDSNIFWLAQRNRKGIVILVNKWDLVEKQTNTAKNFEAIIRKEIEPFTDVPIIFISALNKQRIYKAIEQAVEVYQNRSKRIPTSKLNEVMLPIIENRPPPAIKGKYIKIKFCTQLPTPMPQFVFFANLPQYVKEPYRRFIENQLREHFDFKGVPIDVYFRKK; translated from the coding sequence ATGAGTGCCATTGTTGCCATCGTCGGACGCCCAAATGTAGGAAAATCTACTTTTTTTAATCGCCTTATCAAACGCCGTGAAGCCATTGTTGACGCCGTAAGTGGTGTAACACGCGACCGTCATTACGGAAAAACCGATTGGAACGGAGTGGAATTTTCAGTTATTGATACTGGAGGCTACGTAGTGGGAAGTGATGACTCCTTCGAAAAAGAGATTGATAAACAAGTTTCCCTTGCCATTGATGAGGCAGATGCTATTGTATTTATGGTTGATGTTGAAGATGGTATTACGGGAATGGATGAAACGGTAGCCGATTTGCTCCGAAAATCAAAAAAACCTGTTTTTGTAGCTGTAAATAAAGTAGATAGCAACAATCGTGTGGCTAACTCACACGAATTTTATGCCTTCGGATTTGAAAATGTGTACACCCTTTCAAGTATTAACGGAAGCGGTACGGGTGAATTACTTGATGATTTGGTAAAAATTCTTCCTGAGAGGGAGTCAAAAAACGATGAAGATTTACCACGATTTGCTGTAGTGGGGCGACCCAATGCTGGGAAATCATCGTTTATCAATGCTTTAATTGGGGAAGACCGATACATAGTTACCGATATTGCAGGAACTACCCGCGATGCCATTGACACCAAATACAACCGATTCGGATTTGAATTTAACTTAGTGGATACGGCAGGAATCCGAAGAAAATCAAAGGTAAAGGAAGATTTGGAGTTTTACTCCGTAATGCGTTCCATTAGAGCCATCGAACACGCCGATGTTTGTATTTTGATGATTGATGCAACACGAGGCTTTGAAGGGCAGGATAGCAATATCTTTTGGTTAGCACAACGCAATCGTAAAGGAATTGTTATTTTGGTCAACAAGTGGGATTTAGTTGAAAAACAAACCAACACCGCAAAAAATTTCGAGGCGATTATCCGTAAGGAAATAGAGCCTTTCACCGATGTACCTATTATTTTCATCTCCGCACTAAATAAGCAACGCATCTACAAGGCTATTGAACAAGCCGTTGAAGTGTATCAAAATCGTTCCAAACGCATACCTACTTCAAAACTTAATGAGGTGATGTTGCCCATTATTGAAAATCGTCCGCCCCCAGCAATCAAAGGGAAGTATATCAAAATCAAATTCTGTACGCAATTGCCTACCCCAATGCCTCAGTTTGTATTTTTTGCTAATTTACCACAGTATGTAAAAGAACCTTATCGCCGATTTATTGAAAATCAGCTCCGCGAACATTTTGATTTTAAAGGAGTTCCTATTGATGTCTATTTCCGTAAGAAATAA
- a CDS encoding DUF6268 family outer membrane beta-barrel protein: MKRIFGQKKCIVFLAFFLLQYIEIEAQIRLKTEYLVSSSVKNASDENLAPNKPLQTFDLWIRVPLSMKYNEDNQLNKTSFVSLWAIQTNLNNSQKIAPHTISQISNISLTFGQFLPIHKKWFALLMLGGGTFSTNISKFSAKDAFVLGGGMLIRRENSAFEWGIGASINNAYDYAMFSPAFMLRWNIDSEYSLRLFFYNYLDFEFSKQISKNIKLGLVSEVQVLLATADYQSKEVALGSQIGHLGIRPEIKIGKHLAVQPTAGLAFSRNTYFEDKTFQVYYNVLKNNKLSPYLAVGLKYDR; encoded by the coding sequence ATGAAAAGAATTTTTGGGCAAAAAAAGTGTATTGTTTTTTTGGCTTTCTTTCTGTTACAATATATTGAAATTGAAGCACAAATTCGGCTAAAAACAGAATATCTTGTTTCCTCATCGGTAAAAAATGCTTCCGACGAAAACTTAGCTCCCAATAAGCCACTACAGACTTTCGATTTATGGATAAGAGTTCCGCTTTCAATGAAATACAATGAAGATAATCAATTAAATAAAACTTCATTTGTTTCGCTTTGGGCAATTCAAACTAACTTGAATAATTCGCAAAAAATAGCGCCACATACCATTTCTCAAATTTCGAACATCTCACTGACTTTCGGTCAGTTCCTTCCCATACACAAAAAATGGTTTGCTTTGCTGATGCTTGGCGGAGGAACTTTTTCTACCAATATTTCAAAATTTTCAGCAAAAGATGCTTTTGTGTTGGGAGGAGGAATGTTAATTCGTAGAGAAAATTCTGCTTTTGAATGGGGAATCGGGGCTTCGATAAACAATGCCTATGATTATGCAATGTTCTCTCCTGCATTTATGCTACGTTGGAACATTGATTCGGAATATTCATTACGCTTGTTTTTTTATAATTACCTTGATTTTGAGTTTAGTAAACAAATTTCTAAAAATATTAAATTGGGATTAGTATCAGAGGTACAAGTTCTTTTAGCCACGGCAGATTATCAATCAAAAGAAGTTGCTTTGGGTTCACAAATTGGGCATTTGGGTATACGTCCAGAAATCAAAATTGGAAAACATTTGGCGGTTCAACCCACTGCAGGATTGGCTTTTTCAAGAAACACTTACTTTGAAGACAAAACTTTTCAGGTGTATTACAACGTTTTAAAAAACAACAAGCTATCCCCTTACTTGGCTGTCGGATTAAAATACGACCGCTAG
- a CDS encoding L-threonylcarbamoyladenylate synthase, whose translation MRKSVEKSVEILKKGGVILYPTDTVWGIGCDATNYDAVSRIFQVKQRSESKSLIILVNSEAMLKHYVAEIPTQILEFLQRAESPTTVIYQNPKNLASNVIAQDNSVAIRIVKDDFCQRLIAEFGKPIVSTSANISGESTPAHFGQIDPRIVNQMDFVVKYRQDDRQVASPSRLIRFSSEGKVEILR comes from the coding sequence ATGCGAAAATCTGTGGAAAAATCTGTAGAAATTCTAAAAAAAGGGGGAGTTATTCTTTATCCTACCGATACCGTTTGGGGCATCGGTTGTGATGCTACCAATTACGATGCGGTTAGTCGTATTTTTCAAGTCAAACAACGTAGTGAAAGTAAGAGTTTAATCATTTTGGTCAATTCGGAGGCTATGTTGAAACATTATGTCGCCGAAATTCCTACACAAATTTTGGAATTTTTACAAAGGGCAGAAAGTCCCACAACTGTGATTTATCAAAACCCTAAAAACCTTGCCAGTAATGTAATAGCACAAGACAATAGCGTGGCTATAAGAATCGTAAAAGATGATTTTTGTCAAAGATTGATAGCCGAATTTGGTAAACCCATTGTCTCTACTTCGGCAAATATCAGTGGCGAGTCTACTCCTGCCCATTTTGGGCAAATTGACCCTCGTATTGTCAATCAAATGGATTTTGTGGTGAAGTATCGACAAGACGATAGACAAGTTGCCTCACCTTCACGATTGATACGTTTTAGCTCGGAAGGAAAAGTTGAAATTTTAAGATGA